ATGAAGTCATGTTGTATAATTTCCCAACAAGCTTTGTAGAACATCCTTGAAGAACTATCTGGGCCAGGTGCATTATCACCATCCATTGCAAAAACTACAACTTTAATCTCATCTGCTTCAGGAGTAACTTCAAGCATAAATTGATCAGATTCAGTAATAATGTTTGTAATGACATCAAGAATATCTTCACTAATTTCCACAGCCTGTTCTTGaaatcttttttcaaaaaaatcaaCAAGAATGTCAGCAATTTTTGTTTGATCAGAGATTAAATTATCATTTTCATCCTCCAATTCACAAATATCatttcttgtttgtttaattttaatatttgaATGAAAGAAATTTGTATTTGCTGAACCCTCCATTACCCACTTTACTCTGGATTTTTGTTTCATCATAGTGCTATAATGAGTTTCTCTGGAGTTGAGATCATTTTGAGCAGTAACTAAATCATGCAAGGCTTGTTCATCATGAGGATTCTTATTTGAAATTTCCATTTTATCTTTGAAATTCTTTTCTGCTTCTTGAATCTTGACCTTAACATCACCAAAGGCTCTCCAGTTCCAATCCTTGAGAATTTGTTTGAGATGTTTACGCTTTTGCATAAAAATATAGGGAGCATCACCATGAATTTGTATTGCCAAGCTGTCTTGCACTACTGACATGAAAGAAGAATGTTCTAACCATATTTTTTGAAATCTTAGAGgtacattttttggttttggaacaCTTGCACATCCACCTAATAGTGGAAAGTGATCAGAAGCAACTCTGAGTCCCACTTTATACCCCCAATCACTAAAAATCTGTAACCACTTCATGTTAAACACTACTCTATCAAATATTACTTTTATGATCATTAGTCTCATTATGAGTAACCATATATTGCATTCCTGGTAAATTTAGTTTactacaaaaagaagaagaacacttAATTTTTGGTTCTGCAATCCAAACAAGAGTTGGATTGAATTGGTTAACTAAAGAATGTGATTTCTGtcgagccttaatccttctaaggCCCCTTATGTTCCAAAAGATGATTTTCATGGTTTGGTGTGGAGGTTTTTAGGACCTCCATTGCCAACATTTCttctaaaattatatttatgtgctACAAGATTAATAAGCTTCTCACCAGAACTATTACCTGGAATGATATTTTTGACTACTTCATTGTGACATTTGGAACTAAGCTGCTCATCTGCATTAATTTCTGAATTGCTATTATTAGAAGCTGCATTAATTTTCTTCTCACATGCTGAGGTTTTAACTACTGGAGACCAAGTAGTAAATGGAACTGATTCTGAGCTGACCTTTTCTGATCCAGTATCTATGAATTTAACTACACTGTTCTCTAGTTCAGTGACTGCAGCAATCTGGAGTAATTGATGTGGAACTAACTCAACAGGGATATCCTCATTAATGATCTCTCCTTATTATTTATCTTCACCAGACTCTAAAACATGAAATCTTCCTCCTACTAAATTAGTATTGATTGTATTATTAGCATGTTGTGTAATTATAGGGGAAATATTGGTAATGAGAGAATCACTTTCTGGTTGCTGTTGTGGAACTGAAGTAGAAGTAGAAGTATTAGGTTGTACCTTTGATGGAGAGTTTTCAACTTCTGATCTATCACAAATATCAAAAGGAGTATGTGGAATTTCTGCACTTACTTTATGCAGATGTGGAACTTTTACAGAACTAGCTTTAGACTGATATGAAGTTCTGCTTTCACCCTGAATTTTATTCTGCTCATTTCTACATTCAGCTGTTAGATGTCCAATAATCTTGCAGTGATGacaatattttggaatcacaggAATTGATATATTTTGAAAGAATCCTCCATATTTAGTACCAATCCATATTTTGTTAGGAATTGGTTGAGAAAAATACACCTCAACCAATACATTAGAATAATATCCAACTTCACACTTAGCAGTAGCAGAATCAATTTTGATAAGAGTACCAATCTCTTCATAAATAGtgaacaaaatcatttccttccaGAATTCTAAACCCAAACCAGGAAGACGAACCCAAACTTGAGCTTTAGATGTACGCTGATTTGATGGTCTAAAATTAGAAACCCAATTCCTGATCTGTAGTACTTGATTAAGGACCTCCCATTGACCCGATTTGATGAATCTTCGATCAGTTTCATTATCTAACTTAATAGCAAAGAAACCTCTTCCCAAAGGGATAAGTTTACAATCTCCAACTAGATTCCATTGTTGTCGCAAAATAACAGCATCATCCACAAATTTTATATGTTGTAAATATAATCTTCCTATTAAAGAAAACTTCCAAGGATTTAAACCTTCTTCAAATAAATCATCAGGCAGTTCAACAAATGGAACCTTCTGAGAATTCAAATTCTCATTAAAACCTAAATTATCTGAATGATTAGATTCATTACCAGGTGTTTTAGGACACGAATCCATGAGGAAACACCTGAATTAATGAACTTTAATCATTAAGACTGAAAATAATACAAGAGGAATCAAGATTTTTACCTGAATGATTATCTGAGAAGCACTTAGATCGAGAATTTGCGAAGAAAAAATTCACTGAGATTTTCTTCTTCAAGTGTAAGTATGAGACATATTTTTACTTATCACTCAGAATCCCACCCTAGACCTAACAAGTCTATGTTTGTGGCGATCTAAATTATGGACAAGAGTATGATCTCTGATAACGTATCACCAGTTATTGAAAGAACTATCATTATGGATTTTATTAATGATATCAGATCTTCTTTCCTCTCAGGATTAGGTGAACATTTTGTTTCCATAAAACAGTCCATTACTGACAATTTTTATCCCTATTGTCCTACTGATGAGTCTGACTCGGAAGTGGAAGTGCTGAGATTCTTAAACGTCTTGGAATTCAGGCTTCTGAGGTCAATAGGCTGGAAAAAAAAGTCAACAATTATTGGTAAGGTTAATGAAAAGGATTCACGAATTAGGATTCTTTTCGAAGAAAATGCTGAAGTGGATATGCAAATTATTTCACTTGAGGCTCAACTTGATAAAAATTCCCTGGAAATTCAACTTCTGCTGGATACTCCTCCAACTCCATGTAGCACGtgtaaatatgaaaaattatCCTTATCTATGGcttaattgaaaataaaaaagttAGAGGAATTGATTTCCAATAATACTcatgaaaaactcaagtaaatctTTTACAAGGTTATGTTCAAGGTATGACTACTTTCACAAAGGATGACAGTTAAGTTTCTCTGATCAAGAAAAAACTACATCTCCAAGAAGGAAAAGTTCTTGTACCAAGTCAATTTCAGCTGATCCCATCAAAGCTCTCTGCTACTTCTGTAACTCAGAAGGACATGTTCGTAGGAAGTGTAAGCTTAGATTGGAAAATAAACGATTTAAGTCTCTTCAAGATACCTTGAATATCATCTTAAAAGGAGTTACTGACATTCGAAAGACAAATCCATTGGTTTTCAAAGAAAGATACTGATTTACGCACCAAGGCACCTTACGGGAATGTTAGTACAACTTATTCATCCAATAGAATAAAAATCAAGAGGACTGGcacagtttgtttgttttttgctcAATCACGGGATTTTTATTATTCATAAGAAAATTAAACGTATCTTACAAAAATCAGGGaataaaaagaaagcaaaaaagaaaataacGAATGGAAAATGAAGACTCTAAAAGGAAAGGAAATACAGACTCTAATAGGCAAGGAAATAAGCTATCTGCAGAACCTATATTATTTTACACTAGGCATTTCAATGCGATGCAATGATTGTGGTCTTCCTATATGTAAATTTCTTTCTCCTGCTCTTAAATGTGCACCATCTTTTGCTAGACTGTCTGCAGAGAAGTTAACTTCCCTATACCTGTGATAATATTGGATTTCAGTTAAATTATTGCAAGCTTTAATCCATTTGTTGAAAATAAACCATGGCACCTTATTATTCTTGAAATCACTTATAACAACCTTTGAAATTGAACAAATAATGATGTGACTGCATTCGAATACATTTTCCATTCAATTGCACAGACTACTGCCATGATCTCAGCAATGTAGTTAGTAGCAACTCCTATCCCTCCTAATAAAGTACCCACCACCTGACATATATGATCTCTAGCTTTAATACCAAAACCAGGATTTACTGGATTACCCAAAGAGGCTCCTAAATCCGAAATCCAAAGTcatttccagtagcaagtaccgggtcGACTAGAGAAAAATCTCCTAAGAGTTGAACATGGGTTTTACGCCGGCCTATCCGAGCCTCGCACAACTTGCACTACGA
This DNA window, taken from Papaver somniferum cultivar HN1 unplaced genomic scaffold, ASM357369v1 unplaced-scaffold_133, whole genome shotgun sequence, encodes the following:
- the LOC113333590 gene encoding uncharacterized protein LOC113333590, with the translated sequence MDSCPKTPGNESNHSDNLGFNENLNSQKVPFVELPDDLFEEGLNPWKFSLIGRLYLQHIKFVDDAVILRQQWNLVGDCKLIPLGRGFFAIKLDNETDRRFIKSGQWEVLNQVLQIRNWVSNFRPSNQRTSKAQVWVRLPGLGLEFWKEMILFTIYEEIGTLIKIDSATAKCEVGYYSNVLVEVYFSQPIPNKIWIGTKYGGFFQNISIPVIPKYCHHCKIIGHLTAECRNEQNKIQGESRTSYQSKASSVKVPHLHKVSAEIPHTPFDICDRSEVENSPSKVQPNTSTSTSVPQQQPESDSLITNISPIITQHANNTINTNLVGGRFHIAAVTELENSVVKFIDTGSEKVSSESVPFTTWSPVVKTSACEKKINAASNNSNSEINADEQLSSKCHNEVVKNIIPGNSSGEKLINLVAHKYNFRRNVGNGGPKNLHTKP